CAAGAGTATCATCCGCCAAGTTTTAGGGCGAGCGTTGAATTGCAATGCGGGTATGCATTATCTTTCAGCCTGAAGCATATCAAAACCTTGTCGCTTCGGCAAGGCTTAGGAAGGAATCATCGCAAGAATGTCTGAAACACAGCTTTTAACCGAACAAATTGCGCTCACGCTACCCGATGGCTCTGTGCGCCACTTCCCAAAAGGCACAACGGGAAACGATGTGGCAAAATCCATCGGCAAAAAGCTCTACGAGGACGCGCTCGGCATCAAAGTCAATGGCAAACTGCGCGATCTCAACTTGCCTATTGAAGAAGATGCTACGATTGAAATCGTAACCTTTGACTCCGACGAAGGCAAGGAACTTTATTGGCACAGCAGCAGCCACCTGATGGCGCAAGCGATTGAAGAGCTTTTTCCGGGCACAAAGTTTGGCGCAGGTCCCGCCATTGAAAACGGTTTCTACTACGACATCTCCTCGCCACATCGCTTCACAGAGGAAGACCTTCGCAAAATCGAGGAGCGAATGATGGAAATCGCTCAGCGCGACCTGCCCATCGTGCGCGAAGAAATGACGCGAGAAGAAGCGATTGAATACTTCAAAACCAAGCGCATCGACCCCTACAAGGTTGAAATCCTTGAAGGCATTACAGAGCCAATCGTCTCCGTCTATCATCAAGGCGGATTTACCGACCTTTGCACAGGTCCGCACTTGCCGCGCACGTCAAAACTCAAAGCGGTCAAACTCACGAACATTTCCGCGTCGTATTGGCGAGGCGACTCCAGCCGCGAACAGATGCAACGCATCTACGGCATCTCGTTCCCGTCGGAAAAACTCCTCAAACAACACTTCGCGCAAATCGAGGAAGCCAAAAAACGCGACCATCGCAAAATCGGGCAGGAACTGGAACTCTTTCTCATCTCGCCCAAAGTGGGTAGCGGCTTGCCCATCTGGCTTCCCAAAGGCGCAATCATTCGGCAAGAGCTTGAGAACTTTCTCAAAGAGGAGCAATTCAAGCGCGGTTACCAAGCCGTCTACACGCCGCACATTGGCAGCATTGAGCTGTATAAAACGTCGGGACATTATCCCTACTACAAAGATTCACAATTTCCACCTATCACCTTTACCGATGAGACGGGCAAAGAAGAACAGTATCTTTTGAAGCCGATGAATTGCCCGCATCATCACCAGATTTATGCGGCAAAGCCGCGCAGTTACCGCGAGTTGCCGATTCGCCTTGCGGAGTTTGGCACGGTCTATCGCTATGAGCAATCGGGCGAGCTGAATGGTCTGACGAGGGCGCGCGGTTTCACGCAAGATGATTCGCATATCTACTGCCGTCAAGACCAACTGCAAGAGGAAATCTGCAACGTGATTGACCTCACGCAATTCGTCTTCTCGACGCTGGGTTTCAAAGACGTGCAGACGCGTCTTTCCTTCCGCGACAAATCCAACAAAGCCAAATACGGCGGCACCGATGAACTTTGGGAACAAGCCGAAAGCGACGTGCGCGCCGCCGCCGAAAAAATGAAACTGAATTACTACATCGGCATTGGGGAAGCGAGTTTCTATGGACCGAAAATTGACTTCATTGTGCGCGATGCCATCGGGCGCAAGTGGCAGCTGGGCACGGTGCAAGTGGACTATGTGATGGCAGAACGCTTCAACCTCACTTACACAGGCAGCGACAACAAAGAGCATCGCCCCGTGATTATCCATCGCGCGCCGTTTGGTTCAATGGAGCGCTTCATTGGCGTATTGATTGAAAACTGCGCGGGCGATTTTCCCTTGTGGCTTGCGCCTGTGCAGGTTGCAGTGCTGCCGATTGTCGATGCGATGAATGAATATGCCAGAGAGGTAACCGAGACGCTCAAAGC
This window of the Chloroherpetonaceae bacterium genome carries:
- the thrS gene encoding threonine--tRNA ligase encodes the protein MSETQLLTEQIALTLPDGSVRHFPKGTTGNDVAKSIGKKLYEDALGIKVNGKLRDLNLPIEEDATIEIVTFDSDEGKELYWHSSSHLMAQAIEELFPGTKFGAGPAIENGFYYDISSPHRFTEEDLRKIEERMMEIAQRDLPIVREEMTREEAIEYFKTKRIDPYKVEILEGITEPIVSVYHQGGFTDLCTGPHLPRTSKLKAVKLTNISASYWRGDSSREQMQRIYGISFPSEKLLKQHFAQIEEAKKRDHRKIGQELELFLISPKVGSGLPIWLPKGAIIRQELENFLKEEQFKRGYQAVYTPHIGSIELYKTSGHYPYYKDSQFPPITFTDETGKEEQYLLKPMNCPHHHQIYAAKPRSYRELPIRLAEFGTVYRYEQSGELNGLTRARGFTQDDSHIYCRQDQLQEEICNVIDLTQFVFSTLGFKDVQTRLSFRDKSNKAKYGGTDELWEQAESDVRAAAEKMKLNYYIGIGEASFYGPKIDFIVRDAIGRKWQLGTVQVDYVMAERFNLTYTGSDNKEHRPVIIHRAPFGSMERFIGVLIENCAGDFPLWLAPVQVAVLPIVDAMNEYAREVTETLKAEKIRAELDERSEKIGKKIRDAEVKKIPYMFVIGEKERASGSVAVRRHKEGDRGAMPLADAIATLKEEIQAKR